In one window of Ruminococcus hominis DNA:
- a CDS encoding IS4 family transposase has protein sequence MYMTPATIRKRFFSVLETAEKNIHLYVNTPGSDMTRHRLCPFSDTVKSTLCLTMNRTNTELFNFFMSQNKKVPSKSAFTQQRKKLIADFFPYLLKSFNEKIPFTKTYKGFHLVAVDGSDINLPTNKNDFEYRIKQARSDNVFFQMHLNTLFDICENRYITAVTQPRPKMNETQAFCHMVDHCNLPENTILIADRGYASLNTMAHLIEKKKFFLIRWKSPSAPSAFLKDILPAETESDREIVLDVTRSKKNKHLCHGDKMKIVKNKRTFEPIPIDDKKSVYTMKIRCTCIQLENGNYEYLISNLPLKNFSALDLRELYWKRWSIETSFRRLKYALSLVYLHSVNRELIIQEVYAKLIMYNFASLLHTFATEEKKKEQGKKKRKYEYKISFEDVLPIARRFIKHRMTNDIVKALMLRHQTAIRVKQQTARQVRSQTVKPLNNRA, from the coding sequence ATGTACATGACACCAGCAACTATTCGAAAACGTTTCTTCTCTGTTCTTGAAACAGCAGAGAAAAATATTCATTTGTATGTTAATACTCCAGGTTCAGATATGACCAGACACAGACTCTGTCCTTTTTCTGACACGGTAAAATCTACTCTCTGCCTCACCATGAATAGGACAAATACAGAATTATTTAACTTTTTTATGTCCCAAAACAAGAAAGTTCCATCTAAATCAGCTTTCACACAACAGCGAAAAAAACTAATTGCTGATTTTTTCCCGTATCTTTTAAAATCTTTTAATGAAAAAATTCCTTTTACCAAAACGTATAAAGGGTTTCATCTTGTTGCAGTAGATGGTTCTGATATTAATCTTCCTACTAATAAAAATGATTTTGAATATCGTATAAAACAGGCTCGAAGTGACAATGTGTTTTTTCAGATGCATTTGAACACTTTGTTTGATATCTGTGAAAACAGGTATATTACTGCTGTTACCCAACCACGCCCTAAAATGAATGAAACACAGGCTTTCTGTCATATGGTCGATCACTGTAATCTGCCAGAAAATACGATACTTATCGCAGATAGAGGATATGCCTCGCTAAACACAATGGCTCATTTAATTGAAAAAAAGAAATTTTTTCTCATTCGCTGGAAATCTCCGTCTGCACCATCTGCTTTTCTGAAAGATATTTTGCCAGCTGAAACAGAATCAGATAGAGAGATTGTTTTGGACGTAACAAGATCGAAAAAAAACAAGCATCTTTGTCATGGGGATAAAATGAAAATAGTAAAAAATAAAAGAACCTTCGAGCCGATTCCGATTGATGATAAGAAAAGTGTATATACCATGAAAATTCGATGCACCTGTATACAACTTGAAAATGGAAACTACGAATATTTGATTTCTAATTTACCATTAAAAAATTTTTCTGCACTGGATCTACGAGAACTTTACTGGAAAAGATGGTCTATTGAAACTTCTTTCCGACGCTTAAAATATGCGCTTTCACTAGTGTATTTACATTCGGTTAATCGGGAACTGATTATTCAAGAAGTATATGCAAAACTTATTATGTATAACTTTGCCTCACTTCTTCACACCTTTGCTACAGAAGAAAAAAAGAAAGAGCAAGGAAAGAAAAAAAGGAAATATGAATACAAAATATCCTTTGAAGATGTTCTTCCTATTGCACGAAGATTCATAAAACATCGAATGACGAATGATATAGTAAAAGCTCTAATGCTACGACATCAAACAGCTATTAGGGTGAAACAACAGACCGCTCGACAGGTCAGATCACAAACTGTAAAGCCGTTAAACAATAGAGCTTAA
- a CDS encoding DUF4956 domain-containing protein, with amino-acid sequence MSVQDMIKKSVLESGVFDSFNVPQMTISLVVALLLGAVIYMIYSKFYVGVIFSRSFAVTLVGMTLLTCMVTLAISTNIVISLGMVGALSIVRFRTAVKDPMDLLYLFWAITTGITTGAGMYLLALIAAVVMIIMIYLFYHKQQKGKIYIIVIHYLGDDAGDEIIRSFGKMKYFIKSKTMRGEKTELAVEVFCRQNDLDFTEKIRNIENVQDVTLIQYNGEYHG; translated from the coding sequence ATGAGTGTACAAGATATGATTAAAAAGTCAGTGTTAGAGTCTGGCGTATTTGATAGTTTTAATGTACCGCAGATGACAATTTCATTGGTTGTAGCATTGCTTCTCGGTGCAGTTATCTATATGATTTACAGTAAATTTTATGTCGGAGTGATCTTTTCAAGAAGCTTTGCTGTTACATTGGTCGGTATGACACTTCTTACTTGCATGGTTACACTGGCAATCAGCACGAATATTGTTATTTCTCTCGGTATGGTCGGTGCGTTGTCTATTGTCCGTTTCCGTACAGCGGTAAAAGATCCAATGGATCTGCTCTATCTTTTCTGGGCGATTACGACAGGTATCACAACCGGTGCAGGAATGTATTTACTTGCACTGATTGCAGCTGTTGTTATGATTATAATGATTTATCTGTTTTATCATAAACAGCAGAAAGGAAAAATCTATATTATTGTGATCCATTATCTTGGGGATGATGCAGGAGATGAAATTATCCGCAGTTTCGGAAAGATGAAATATTTCATCAAGTCTAAAACGATGCGTGGAGAAAAAACAGAATTGGCAGTAGAAGTATTCTGCCGCCAGAATGATCTCGACTTTACAGAAAAGATTCGAAATATTGAAAACGTGCAAGACGTTACATTGATTCAATATAACGGAGAATATCACGGGTAG
- a CDS encoding polyphosphate polymerase domain-containing protein: MWNKKSKERFRNEWKYLISTSEKELLEMRMRHILKKDPHAGENGYTIRSLYFEDYFNSAYEEKEAGILMRKKYRIRIYNYSDRSIKLERKKKFGSYIYKESAPLTKEEFYKILNGEYEFLLTSKYPLCREFYVECIGNVMRPRTIVDYERVPWIMDEGTVRITFDSDVRAAVGGYDIFDSTLPTLPVLEQGKTVMEVKFTEMLPQIVRNLLLPNAQEFTAVSKYVLCYEKSRYLHGFEYWNETQERKIL; the protein is encoded by the coding sequence ATGTGGAATAAAAAGTCAAAGGAACGTTTTCGTAATGAGTGGAAATATCTAATCAGTACCAGTGAGAAAGAATTACTGGAAATGAGGATGCGTCATATATTAAAAAAAGATCCGCATGCCGGAGAAAATGGTTATACAATTCGAAGCCTGTATTTTGAGGATTATTTCAACAGTGCGTATGAGGAGAAAGAAGCAGGTATTCTGATGCGTAAAAAATACAGAATACGTATTTACAATTATAGTGACCGTTCTATCAAATTAGAGCGAAAAAAGAAGTTTGGAAGCTATATTTACAAAGAAAGTGCACCGCTTACAAAGGAAGAATTTTATAAAATTTTAAATGGCGAGTATGAATTCTTATTGACTAGCAAATATCCTCTGTGCAGAGAATTTTATGTAGAATGCATTGGCAATGTTATGCGCCCGAGAACAATCGTTGATTACGAAAGAGTTCCATGGATAATGGATGAAGGAACGGTCCGGATTACATTTGACAGTGATGTAAGAGCGGCAGTTGGAGGATATGATATCTTTGATAGTACTCTTCCAACATTACCGGTACTTGAACAGGGGAAGACAGTCATGGAAGTGAAATTTACAGAAATGCTTCCGCAGATAGTGAGGAATTTGCTTTTGCCAAATGCACAGGAATTTACGGCAGTGTCAAAGTATGTACTTTGTTATGAAAAATCACGATATTTACACGGGTTTGAATATTGGAATGAAACACAAGAGAGGAAAATATTATGA